CCGTGGCGCCTTTTGCGGAGATGAAATATCCTTTTTCTCCCTGATGGATGGTGCCCATCACCCGGGTATCCGAATTAAAGGGCGCTTCTGCTTTTTTATGAAATGCGGCATGCATTTTCCTGATATCGGCGCCGGTCCTCCCTGCGAATTGCAGGAGGCTCAGCTCCAGCGGGTCGCCGGTTTCCCCTTCCAGTGAGGCATTGTTGCAAAGCACGGCCACCCGTTGCAGCAGATCAAGCCCGGGCGCATCATCTGTTCCGTTCTCCGGGTCTATTTCTTTTTCATCCAGCACCACGGCGGTAACTTCCATTTTGTTTTCCGTCAGCGTGCCGGTTTTGTCCGTGCAGATCATGGTGGCGGCGCCCAGTGTTTCCACGGCGGAGAGTTTTTTGACGATCACCTGGTGCCGGGCCATCCGCATCATGCCCCGCGCGAGGGCCAGCGTGGCCACAATGGGCAATCCTTCCGGTATGGCCGCTACCGCCAGTGCGATGCAGGTTTGCAGCATATCCATGAATGGTACCTTATTGAGCAGCCCGGCTACGAAAATGAGCAGCACGATCACAATGGTGATGCCGATCAGGCGTTTGCTGAAGCCTTCCAGTTTCTTCTCCAGCGGTGTTGCCGTTTTTTTCGCACCGGCCACCATGGTGGCAATATGGCCCAATTCCGTTTGCATACCGGTAGTGGTAATGACCACATGTGCGTTGCCTTTTCTGATGAAAGTGCCTTTGTACACCATATTGGTGCGCTCGGCGAGCGGGGTTTCCGCTTCCACGGGCTCAGGGGATTTTTCCGCTGGTACGGACTCCCCGGTGAGTGCGGATTCGTCCGCCTGAAGGTCTGTGGCATCGGCGATCCTTCCGTCCGCCGCCACCATGTCCCCGGCCTCCAGGAACGCGATGTCCCCCGGTACGATCTCTTCCACCGGCACTTCTTTCAGTTTCCCGTTCCGCAATACCCTGGCGGCCTGGCGTGTCAGCTTTTCGAGCGCTTTCATAGACCGCTCTGCCTGTAACTCCATAATGAACCCGATGGCCGTATTCAGCAGGATCACCACGCCGATAGCGATGGCATCCGGCCATTCCCGGAAGAAGAGGGACATGGCTGCCGCTACGAGCAACAGGTACACTACCGGGCTTTTAAGCTGATGCAGCAATATCATCCAGGGGGAGATCCTTTCACGGCTTTCAATGGCGTTAGGGCCATATTCTTCCAGGCGCGCTGCGGCAGCGTCATCCGTGAGGCCATGACGTATATCAGTCTTTAACCGGCTGCCCAGTTCATCCGGTCGCAGCTGATGAGGGGAAAATTCAAGGGTATCCATGCGGCTGTTCATTGATCGCAAATTAACTGCAATATTCCTGCCTGATGATGACAGCGATCATCAACGCTGCCGGAAGGTAATGACAGGCGTCAGCGTCCGGTAAGCCAGTTTTTGGGTAATGCTGCTGTGGAACAACCCCTGGTCTTTATGCACCATTACGATCAGGGAAGTATCTTTCTGTTGCGCAAATCCCATGATACCCCGCACAACATCATGTTCATCTATAAATTCATAAGCAGGCGCAAAACGGTCAAGCAAGGCATGAAGCGTTGCCAGTTGATTTTTCGTTTCCGGATCATATCCCTTATCCGGCGGTGTTACATTCAATACCCACAGCTGCGCCTGCAGGGACCCGAACAATTGTTCAAGCAGCGGGAGAGGGGTGTCTTCCGCCGTATCATCGAGATCAGTGGTAAAAATGATATGCTTTACCGCCGCTATGGAAGCCGCGGGAGGAACCAGGAGCACCGGGTAATCGCTGCTTTTCAGCACATCGATCGCCGTGCTGCCGATCAGCATCTTTTCCAGGCGGGATTTTCCCGTAATACCCATCGCCACGAGTTCCGTTCCTTCCCGCCGGCATATCTCGTTCAGCGATTCGGGCAATACCACATCGTCCGTCCGCAGGATGATCTCCGTGTCCCCAGGTAGCTTGCCCTGCAACCGTTCCGCCAGCTTTTCCAGCAGCAGCAGGCTCTCACGGCCGAGCTGCCCGCTGTCTTTCACCGGGGATACCGGGAGGTCCGTTGTGGGAACAAAACTCCGGTAAGCATGGTACAGCACTACCTTTTCACATTGCATCTGTGTTGCCAGCGCACAGGCATATTCCGCCGCGTGAAATGCGGCATCTGAAAAATCGGTAAGGATCAGGATAGATTTCATCAGTTCATATTTACTTTTTACGGGTCAGATGGATTGCTACAAAGGTAGACCTTATCACCATTGCGCCCCGGTGTTTATTTTTATTCCTGCAGTATAAAAAAAGAGGCCGCCTCTGTTGAGACAACCTCTTCAGATGTTTCTTTTTTTCCTACGCTGGAATTATCCAGATCAGGTAATGTGGGTTTGTTCTCAGATCCTTCTTCAGGACCACCCCTTTCAAGAAACTTCTGTCTGAATATATCGAAGAATAATGCCGGAAATATGGTTGTTAGACAGAAGGCAGATTTACCGCCCGGTAAATATTCCGGGAAAATGCAATGAGTGACGCAGCCATGCAATATTTTCCACATCCGGCGATAAAAATACCCATTATGCCGCCTCGGAAGACAGCGGAGTTAGTTGCTTTTGGCCAGATAGGTTTCTATCGCCTGCCCGATACCCCGGGTTTCTGCCGTTTCATTGTCACGGTTCTCTTCAAACCAGTGATTCGCCCCTTCATTATCCTGCCGGAGTTGCAAGCGCATGGTAAAATCGGGTAAATGCACCGTGAAAAGCGCTTCCTCCTGTTGCTCTACTTTTACGTCGTGCTGATGATAACTGATATGGAATGTACGCATCTGACAAGGTTTTGCTGACAATGTCGCAATCATTGTGCCTGTATCCCAATAATTTAGCCGCCGGTTTAAGTTCTGTTAACAATCTGTTTGCTTTCTGTTGACAACGCTGACCCGGAAATTTCAGGAAATTATAGCAGCATGAGATTGTTGAACCCGTGTTGCCCTATTCCATCATCACTTCATTAAAACCCGTTTTTATGAACCTGAAAATTTTACAGAGCACTGCCTGCTGCGCTATGCTGCTATGCGGCGTTATGCAGGCTTCCGCGCAGGCGGACATTACGGACAACGGCGGTATCCTTACCGCGCAGTACAATAACACCAATGCGAACGAGAACTATCCCAGGGTGATAGACAACAGCGTGAGCACCAAGTATTTCACCGGCGGCCAAACCGCTTTATGGATCCGCTACCAGTCCGCTTACCCCGCCATCGTTAACCAGTACACGCTTACCTCCGGGAATGATCATGCGGACCGTGACCCGAAGAACTGGACGCTGGAAGGCTCCAATGACGGCAGCAGCTGGACGGTGCTTAACACCCAGACGAACCAGTTGTTCACCGCACGTTTGCAGACGCGCACCTTTCCCTTTTCCAATTCCGTGAGTTACCTGCACTACCGGCTGAATATCACCGGCAACAACGGCAGCGTGGATACCCAGCTGGCGGAATGGGAGCTTTGGGCCACGGGAGTGGCCACAGCACCGGATGATCTGTCCGCCACCGCTTTATCCGGCCAGCGGGTCAGCCTCAGCTGGACGGACAATTCTACCAATGAAACCGGTTTTGTGATCGAGCGCAGTATGGATGGTGTTGCGTTTCAGACTGCCGTGGTCACCGCAGCGAATGTGCAGCAGTACACGGACAGCAACCTCAGTGCGTCCGCGCCCTATATCTACCGTGTGAGGGCCCAGAATGCCGCAGGCACTTCCGCAGCCACCGCTTCCGCGAGCGTGATCACTACCGGCGCACCGGTGTTGGCAGATATCACCGATTTTACGGAAGGTGTGATCAGCGATCAACACAATACAACCGGCGGGGAGGGCATCGCAAAGCTTATCGACAACGATCTTTACAGCAAATACCTGGCGTGGGCCAGCACTACCTGGATGCGGTTTTACCTGCCCGCCGGTGCGGTGGTGAGCCAGTATGCCATCGTTTCGGGAAATGATGCGCCGGACCGCGACCCGAGGAACTGGACGTTCGAAGGTTCAACGGACGGCACGAGCTGGACAATGCTCAATACCCAGACCGGGCATAAATTCACCGGCAGGCGGCAACGGCGGCTGTTCAGTTTCCCGAATACAAATTCGTACACCTATTACCGTTTGCGCGTGACCGCCAACAGCGGCAGTTCCATCACACAACTGACAGAACTGGAATTGTTCGGTACAGGCAGCGGCACGCTCAATACCTCGGCTCCCGCAGCACCGTCCGGGTTCACGGCGCAGGCTGTATCCGGCAACCAGATCGTGCTGAACTGGACGGATAATGCTGTTAATGAAACGATTTACAAACTCGAAAGGTCAACAGACAGCCTGAACTGGAACTATTCCCGGGAGATCAAACCGCAGAATACCCGTTTCCATTCCCTGGAGCTTTCCCCCTTCACAACATATTACTATCGGCTGCGCGCGGAGAACGCCTACGGAAATTCAGCATATGCCCATGTAAAGGCCACCACGCCAACGAACGCTTCGCCCGCAACCTGGCAGGAACACTGGTTCCAGCATAACAAATTGCTGGATCGTGTGTATCAGGATGGCGAGATCAGTGTGTATTATGATGAAGCCGTCAGCCCCTCCATTACCTGGATGCAGGAGGATTTCTCCGGTGTATGGAGCTATGTGAAGGAGAACTACGGCACCTTCAGCGATCCGACGCTTTACCTGATATTCCATGGCGCCACATACTCCGGTGGGCACCCGGCTACCGTATTCGGCGCAGACCATGATTACCGGAACGTTTCCGATGTAGGAGGGGTGTGGACGGACAGGAGCGGCTGGAACCTGGGCGCTACTACGCACGAGATCGGGCATGTGGTGGAATTTGCCGCGCATGGGGTGGATGGCTCTCCGGCCTTCGGTATATGGGGAGACAGCAAATGGGCCGAGATATTTGTGTATGATGTGTACAAACGCATGGGCTGGACGGCTGATGAACAATCCGCTTACACCGATTTTATGAATAATGTGGACGATTTTCCGAGAGCCGGCACCCAATGGTTCAAAAACTGGTTCTATCCCATCTACAGCCAGTCGGACAGCAGCGCCTGCCTCAACCGGTATTTTGTGTTGCTGGCGGAATATTTCCCCCAGCGTAACGGCAAGTATGAAAGAGCGCTGAACATGGGAGAGTTTGTACATTTTTGGAGCGGTGCGGCCAATTTCAATGTACAGCGGCATGCCGATACGGCCTTTGGCTGGACGGACCAGTTGGAAATGCAGTTCCGTCAGGCCCAGATCGATTTCCCCTTCACCTATCCCGAGCCGTCTTTTTTCAGCCCGATGCTGATGAAAGCGCCGGTACTGACCACGCCGGCGGAGCCTTCGATACGGCCCAATCCGGCTTCAGGCACAGTGTACTTCACCAGTCCAGATCCGGCACAGACGTATAACGTGGATATCTACTCCATGTCCGGTGCAAAAGTGGCGGCATCGCGGGTTTCCGGTACCAATGTGCCGGTGAGCGTAGCCGGTCTTCCGGATGGGGTGTATGTAGTAGCGGTGAGCGATGTGAAAGGAAAGATCGTGCGGAGGGAGAAGATCGTTGTGAGCAATTCCAGGAGATAGCGGGATGCAGGGTTTGGCACTGCCTGCTGAACTTTGGCCCCGCCTGCCAGACAATGGTATGATACGCTGCAGATAAGAGGTTGCCGCAAAGCGGTCCGAAGGGCCTGAATGGCTATTTAGCCGGTCAGGTTGCAGGACATACGCTGGCGGCAGCCTTTTTTTGGCACATATACATCAGCGTATAAGCGTTACCGTGCCCTGGCGGCTGAATCTCTTTCCGAGGTAATCCACACCCTGCACCATCCATACATAGGTGCCGGAACTGGCGGGCTGGCCGTTTACAGTGCCGTTCCAGGGAGTGGAGAGATCGGCCGTCTGGAAGACCTGCCGGCCCCAGCGGTCCCACACCCGGAGGAAGTCCAGTACCGGTACCCCGGCAGCGATGACCCTGAACAGATCGTTACGCCCGTCGTTATTGGGCGTGAAGGCATTGGGAACATAAAATTCAGGGCCAACATAGGCTTTGACAGCTATCATATCATCATCCCGGCATCCTTCGGGAGATGTCACCGTTACCTGGTACACCTGGTCTTTCTGCAATACAGCAACCGGGTCGGGGCTGTAAGGATCATTCAGGCCGATGGCCGGGAGCCAGGTATATTGGAGGTTTTCACCGGTTGCCTGCGCATGCAGCTGCAATGGCTGGCCTTTAGCTACTATGGTATCCCTGCCGGCATTCACCTCCAGGTCCACTACATCCACATCTACCGCTACAGGCGCTGCGGGGCAGCCGTCCGTGCTGATGGCATGCAGCCTGGCCGTATAGGTCCCGCCTGCGGCATAGGGATAACTGACCAGCCTGCTGCGGCTCGTGTCCCCGTTGCCGAGGGCCCAGTACCACTGTGAAATGGCGATGCCCGGCGTAAGATTGTTCCCTTCCAGTTCCGTTGGATCGCCGATGCAGACGTTGATACCGGTTCCGCTGATCAGGGGTGTGGGAAAGAGGTCTATAGTACCCGTGCTGCCGGCGCTGCAACCTTCCTGCGTGGTCACCTGGAGAGAAACATCGTACCGGCCCGGTGCGGTATAGGGAATGAACGCATTTTGCGCGAGGGACACAGATCCATTGCCGAAATCCCATTCCCATCGGGCTTTGGTGCCCACATCTACCTGCGAAGCATCCCGTATCGTTAAAGGGTTGCCGGTGAGGCAGAATTCAGTTGGCCCGAAATCCACCACAGGGTAGGAGCCGATCGTCACCGGGGAGCGCATGGTATCGGAAATACAGCCGCTGTTGTCCTCGATCACCATTTTCACTTCATACACACCCGGAGCGGGATAAGTATGCGGAGGCGGCTGCACTGCCGTTGAGATGGTGCCATCCCCGAGGTCCCACCAGCGGCGGGTGATCACGCCAAAAGAACTGGAATTGTCAGCAAAGCTTACCGGGGTGCCGTCACAGAGTATCTGTCCAGCGTTAAAGGCGAACTCCGGCCGCAGCGCTGCACAGAACTGCTGCACATTG
This genomic stretch from Chitinophaga sp. XS-30 harbors:
- a CDS encoding PKD domain-containing protein, with the protein product MRHLLCLIGIFLLNTRTHAQIQQPYILNGSATQRTCNCYVLTQDVTNASGTVWNKNRIDLTRSFNYVFEVNLGCKDETGADGIGFILQTQGTNLGGSGQGLGFKGISPSLGVLIDTWMNGDENDPGYDHLAIQMNGLSDHLGPGNLAGPVTVAEGQSNIEDCQWHLFRINWNAVTHLLEVSVDNRPRLSITKDLVNDIFGGDPMVYWGFAGSTGGATNVQQFCAALRPEFAFNAGQILCDGTPVSFADNSSSFGVITRRWWDLGDGTISTAVQPPPHTYPAPGVYEVKMVIEDNSGCISDTMRSPVTIGSYPVVDFGPTEFCLTGNPLTIRDASQVDVGTKARWEWDFGNGSVSLAQNAFIPYTAPGRYDVSLQVTTQEGCSAGSTGTIDLFPTPLISGTGINVCIGDPTELEGNNLTPGIAISQWYWALGNGDTSRSRLVSYPYAAGGTYTARLHAISTDGCPAAPVAVDVDVVDLEVNAGRDTIVAKGQPLQLHAQATGENLQYTWLPAIGLNDPYSPDPVAVLQKDQVYQVTVTSPEGCRDDDMIAVKAYVGPEFYVPNAFTPNNDGRNDLFRVIAAGVPVLDFLRVWDRWGRQVFQTADLSTPWNGTVNGQPASSGTYVWMVQGVDYLGKRFSRQGTVTLIR
- a CDS encoding cation-translocating P-type ATPase; amino-acid sequence: MNSRMDTLEFSPHQLRPDELGSRLKTDIRHGLTDDAAAARLEEYGPNAIESRERISPWMILLHQLKSPVVYLLLVAAAMSLFFREWPDAIAIGVVILLNTAIGFIMELQAERSMKALEKLTRQAARVLRNGKLKEVPVEEIVPGDIAFLEAGDMVAADGRIADATDLQADESALTGESVPAEKSPEPVEAETPLAERTNMVYKGTFIRKGNAHVVITTTGMQTELGHIATMVAGAKKTATPLEKKLEGFSKRLIGITIVIVLLIFVAGLLNKVPFMDMLQTCIALAVAAIPEGLPIVATLALARGMMRMARHQVIVKKLSAVETLGAATMICTDKTGTLTENKMEVTAVVLDEKEIDPENGTDDAPGLDLLQRVAVLCNNASLEGETGDPLELSLLQFAGRTGADIRKMHAAFHKKAEAPFNSDTRVMGTIHQGEKGYFISAKGATENLVDYCSHIFRRGETAPFPDADKQRWLDLTDKLAASGLKPLAFAMKETDRQEDDFMQNLVFLGIAGFLDPPREGVQQVIRECHTAGIGIIMLTGDHPATAAKIASQLGISSHENNGAINGKDMDGQRDKWLQSSVFARVSPKQKLDLVEALQQQHHIVAMTGDGVNDAPALKKADIGIAMGIRGTQVSQEVADMILKDDAFSSIVKAIKQGRIIFENIRRFIIFLLSCNVSELLVIGVIALLNLPFQLAALQILFINLVTDVLPAMALGFTKGDNTVMLKKPKDPRQPIVDKKRWISIWVYAAVIGGSAVTAAFATDGATNNALFFTLIFSQLLHSFNMTTGREKFLSGPVVRNTYLWFANLLSIGLTLLALTIPAVAEALQLEQMAWRNWGIIALCSAGSLVVIRLLRSLKIVA
- a CDS encoding fibronectin type III domain-containing protein codes for the protein MNLKILQSTACCAMLLCGVMQASAQADITDNGGILTAQYNNTNANENYPRVIDNSVSTKYFTGGQTALWIRYQSAYPAIVNQYTLTSGNDHADRDPKNWTLEGSNDGSSWTVLNTQTNQLFTARLQTRTFPFSNSVSYLHYRLNITGNNGSVDTQLAEWELWATGVATAPDDLSATALSGQRVSLSWTDNSTNETGFVIERSMDGVAFQTAVVTAANVQQYTDSNLSASAPYIYRVRAQNAAGTSAATASASVITTGAPVLADITDFTEGVISDQHNTTGGEGIAKLIDNDLYSKYLAWASTTWMRFYLPAGAVVSQYAIVSGNDAPDRDPRNWTFEGSTDGTSWTMLNTQTGHKFTGRRQRRLFSFPNTNSYTYYRLRVTANSGSSITQLTELELFGTGSGTLNTSAPAAPSGFTAQAVSGNQIVLNWTDNAVNETIYKLERSTDSLNWNYSREIKPQNTRFHSLELSPFTTYYYRLRAENAYGNSAYAHVKATTPTNASPATWQEHWFQHNKLLDRVYQDGEISVYYDEAVSPSITWMQEDFSGVWSYVKENYGTFSDPTLYLIFHGATYSGGHPATVFGADHDYRNVSDVGGVWTDRSGWNLGATTHEIGHVVEFAAHGVDGSPAFGIWGDSKWAEIFVYDVYKRMGWTADEQSAYTDFMNNVDDFPRAGTQWFKNWFYPIYSQSDSSACLNRYFVLLAEYFPQRNGKYERALNMGEFVHFWSGAANFNVQRHADTAFGWTDQLEMQFRQAQIDFPFTYPEPSFFSPMLMKAPVLTTPAEPSIRPNPASGTVYFTSPDPAQTYNVDIYSMSGAKVAASRVSGTNVPVSVAGLPDGVYVVAVSDVKGKIVRREKIVVSNSRR
- a CDS encoding universal stress protein, giving the protein MKSILILTDFSDAAFHAAEYACALATQMQCEKVVLYHAYRSFVPTTDLPVSPVKDSGQLGRESLLLLEKLAERLQGKLPGDTEIILRTDDVVLPESLNEICRREGTELVAMGITGKSRLEKMLIGSTAIDVLKSSDYPVLLVPPAASIAAVKHIIFTTDLDDTAEDTPLPLLEQLFGSLQAQLWVLNVTPPDKGYDPETKNQLATLHALLDRFAPAYEFIDEHDVVRGIMGFAQQKDTSLIVMVHKDQGLFHSSITQKLAYRTLTPVITFRQR